TCCCGGCGGCGCGGCGGTTATGATTGAAATCATGACCGATAACCGTAATCGCACTGCAGGAGAGATCAGGCATATTTTTGCCAGAAACGGCGGCAGTCTGGGGGAAACGGGGTGTGTGGCATGGATGTTTGAGGAAAAGGGTCTGATTGTTGTGGAAAAAAAAGGAAGCGAACCTGACGAGGACAGTTTAATGCTTCTAGCCCTGGAAGCCGGTGCGGATGACTTTAAGGCCGAGGAAGATTCATATGAAATAACGACTGCGCCGGGCGACCTGCAGAAGGTGAGGGGGGCCCTGGAGGGGGCCGGGGTGAAGATCGCCCTGGCGGAGGTTGCAATGATTCCGCAAACCACGGTGAAGCTTGAGGGTGACGATGCCGAGCGGATGACCAGGCTGGTGGATGCCCTGGAGGAGCACGATGACGTGCAAAACGTTTATGCAAATTATGAAATTGAAGATTGAAAGACCCTCACTTAAAGGATTGACTTTTTTTTTGTAGAATAAAGCCGTGGTAAGGGAGGGTCAAAAATTGCTGATTATGGGCGTGGATCCCGGTACTGCCATTACCGGATACGGCATTGTAGAATATGCCGGCAACCGCTTTGCGCTGGTTGAATGCGGCTGTATCCGCACTATGC
The window above is part of the Pelotomaculum thermopropionicum SI genome. Proteins encoded here:
- a CDS encoding uncharacterized conserved protein yields the protein MSGHSKWSTIKRKKAKVDAQRGKIFTRLAREIIVAARQGGGDPESNVRLKAAIQRAKEANVPNENIMRAIQKGTGELGGANYEEIIYEGYGPGGAAVMIEIMTDNRNRTAGEIRHIFARNGGSLGETGCVAWMFEEKGLIVVEKKGSEPDEDSLMLLALEAGADDFKAEEDSYEITTAPGDLQKVRGALEGAGVKIALAEVAMIPQTTVKLEGDDAERMTRLVDALEEHDDVQNVYANYEIED